The Vibrio cyclitrophicus sequence CCGTTACCGCGAGCCCAACCTTGTGCTGCTTTAGTCGCGTTGCCTTCTGCATCGAATGCTACGGAAACAGCAGGACCACGTTTTTCAACGACTTTATCCGCTTGGCCTTCAGCCAGTGCTGTTACTTTAAGTGCTAGACGACGAGGTGCTGCGTACCACTTGATGCCTTCGTGAGAAAGCTCAGCCGTTTTAAGACCTGATTCAAAGTTAGAAGCAAAGGCTTCTGCTAGAGAACGAAGTGCCGTTGGTGGAAGCTCTTCCGTACCCAGTTCAATTAGAAAATTCTTCGCCATGATTATTTATCCTTCTTACACATTGGGAAGCCAAGCGCTTCACGTGACGCGTAGTACGCCTCAGCAACTGATTTAGTCAGGTTGCGGATACGAAGGATGTAACGTTGACGCTCTGTTACAGAGATAGCTTTGCGCGCATCAAGGATGTTGAATGCGTGGCCTGCTTTTAGAATGCGCTCGTAAGCTGGAAGCGGAAGTGGCTTCTCAAGCTCAAGTAGCTCTTTACACTCTTTCTCGCACTGGTCGAAGAAAGTGAATAGGAAATCTACGTCTGCGTGCTCGAAGTTGTATGTTGATTGCTCAACTTCGTTTTGGTGGAAGATGTCACCGTAAGTCACGTTAGAACCGTCTGGTGCAACGTTCCATACTAGGTCGTAAACAGAATCTACTTCCTGGATGTACATTGCTAGACGCTCGATACCGTAAGTGATCTCGCCAGTTACTGGCTTACACTCAAGGCCGCCAACCTGTTGGAAGTAAGTAAACTGAGTTACTTCCATGCCGTTTAGCCATACTTCCCAACCAAGGCCCCATGCGCCTAATGTTGGGTTTTCCCAGTTATCTTCAACGAAGCGAATATCGTGAACAAGTGGGTCAACACCAAGAACCTCTAGTGAGCCTAGGTACAACTCTTGGATATTGTCTGGCGATGGTTTTAGCGCTACTTGGAATTGGTAGTAGTGCTGCAGACGGTTAGGGTTTTCACCGTAACGGCCATCAGTAGGACGACGTGAAGGTTGTACGTAAGCTGTAGACATTGGCTCTGGGCCAAGTGCTCGTAGACATGTCATTGGGTGAGAGGTGCCTGCACCTACTTCCATATCTAGAGGTTGAACAATGGTACAACCGTTTTGAGCCCAGTAATCCTGCAGCGCGAGGATCATTCCCTGGAAGGTTTTGATATCGTATTTTTGCATAGTCAGGTTCGCGCGATTCTTTTAAATGAATGATAAAAATAACCTCTGAGTATACCGAGATATTGGTAAGGCGAGTAGGGGTAATCTTGTTTAATTAGTGGTCTAAAATGTCGTTTAGTGGATTTTTTTGCCTTTAATGTTTGTTTTTCGGCACAAGTGGATATTTTGATAAGTTTGACACTTGTGTTTGAAAGCGTGGGTGATTAAAATCTCGCGGTCTTTGGGGAGTAGCTTACTTATTCATATCCTATTGAATGAGTTCGTTCGTCAACATAATTGATGCAAAATCATCATGGCGTTCGAGGCAACCACCACCTTGGTGGCGCTTAGCAAGACCTTAGACAAGCATCGTGAACCGGGATGGGGCGCGAGGTTTGTCTTTGGTTAAATATAATAATCTCCATCCCAAATGAGCATGTCGTGAGCGTTTTAGCAATTTCAATTACAACTGTCGCCTTAGCCGAGATCGGTGATAAGACCCAGTTGCTATCCCTTTTATTAGCCAGTCGATATCGAAAACCGATACCTATCATTGCGGCTATCTTCTTTGCCACCATTGCCAATCATGCCCTTGCTGCATGGCTCGGGGTTGTAGTCGCCGATTATCTTTCACCTGAAGTTTTAAAGTGGGTGCTGGTGGTCAGTTTCATCGCTATGGCGGGCTGGATTCTGATTCCCGATAAGTTGGATGACGATGAGCAGATCTCAAACCGAGGCCCGTTTGTCGCCAGTTTCATCGCGTTCTTCATTGCTGAGATTGGTGATAAAACCCAGATAGCGACCTCCATTCTAGGGGCTCAATACTCTGATGCATTAATGTGGGTGATTCTAGGTACTACGATCGGTATGTTATTGGCGAATGTGCCAGTGGTTATCATCGGTAAGTTGTCGGCAGATAAGATGCCGCTTGACCTGATTCGTAAGATCACGGCCTTATTATTCGTGGGTTTAGCTATCGCTGCGGCTTTCTATTAACAGGTAGTATTGAGTCTTATTATACTCAATCAGTAGAGTAATGTGTTGTAGGTCATACTCTTACAGTATTGTGGGGTTTATCGAGCGAATGGACATATAACTGTCATACTTGTCATGATATTTTAATATTGTGAGTTAAGAACACGAGGGCATGATTATGTTGACGCGTTATATGGGTATTACTCCACAAAGCCAAAGTTATCTATTTACCTTTGGTCTTGCACTTACACTATTAGGCATGGTGTTGACGGACATGTGGCTGCCAATGGTCGCGGGTGCCATCATCATGACTGCGCTTGCGGTTGAGGCTTGGATTCGGGTCGCGCATATTATTCCGATGCGCAAAGATATCCGGGAAATTCAGCATCAGCTCGAGCATCTGCAAAACAAGTCTAGAAGCGAATAAACAAAAAGTCGCTCGTACTCTGAGTTCTGTTTAAG is a genomic window containing:
- the glyQ gene encoding glycine--tRNA ligase subunit alpha, with the translated sequence MQKYDIKTFQGMILALQDYWAQNGCTIVQPLDMEVGAGTSHPMTCLRALGPEPMSTAYVQPSRRPTDGRYGENPNRLQHYYQFQVALKPSPDNIQELYLGSLEVLGVDPLVHDIRFVEDNWENPTLGAWGLGWEVWLNGMEVTQFTYFQQVGGLECKPVTGEITYGIERLAMYIQEVDSVYDLVWNVAPDGSNVTYGDIFHQNEVEQSTYNFEHADVDFLFTFFDQCEKECKELLELEKPLPLPAYERILKAGHAFNILDARKAISVTERQRYILRIRNLTKSVAEAYYASREALGFPMCKKDK
- a CDS encoding TMEM165/GDT1 family protein, which gives rise to MSVLAISITTVALAEIGDKTQLLSLLLASRYRKPIPIIAAIFFATIANHALAAWLGVVVADYLSPEVLKWVLVVSFIAMAGWILIPDKLDDDEQISNRGPFVASFIAFFIAEIGDKTQIATSILGAQYSDALMWVILGTTIGMLLANVPVVIIGKLSADKMPLDLIRKITALLFVGLAIAAAFY